Proteins found in one Brachypodium distachyon strain Bd21 chromosome 5, Brachypodium_distachyon_v3.0, whole genome shotgun sequence genomic segment:
- the LOC100837441 gene encoding mediator of RNA polymerase II transcription subunit 30, translating into MASPAARQRQELAAEGQQHLEDTIAAAFQILSSMNDELCNPVLWSSSATASAAAAAGSQHPHQHQAAPPPPNCADSDVSDAAGGGAAGSGGSLDEARHRYKIAVAALRASISAVAPCAQELGSTEFKGDQAETEQLEERASALRKEIESKNKHLKLLIDQLRGLISDISMWQSPCSA; encoded by the exons ATGGCCTCACCGGCAGCGCGGCAGAGGCAggagctggcggcggagggtcAGCAGCACCTTGAGGATACGATCGCCGCCGCTTTCCAGATCCTTTCCTCCATGAATGACGAGCTCTGCAACCCCGTGCTCtggtcctcctccgccaccgcctccgctgccgccgccgccggctcccagCACCCCCACCAACATCAGGCTGCTCCCCCTCCACCCAACTGCGCCGACTCCGACGTTTCTGACGCCGCGGGGGGAGGCGCAGCGGGCTCCGGTGGGTCGCTCGACGAGGCGAGGCACCGGTACAAGATCGCCGTGGCTGCACTGCGCGCGTCCATCTCCGCCGTGGCTCCCTGCGCTCAG GAGTTGGGATCAACAGAATTCAAGGGCGATCAAGCTGAGACTGAGCAATTGGAGGAGCGTGCATCTGCTTTGAGAAAG GAGATTGAAAGCAAAAACAAGCACCTAAAGCTACTCATTGATCAACTCCGTGGTCTAATATCGGACATATCAATGTGGCAGAGCCCTTGCTCAGCGTGA